One Glycine max cultivar Williams 82 chromosome 4, Glycine_max_v4.0, whole genome shotgun sequence DNA segment encodes these proteins:
- the LOC100809321 gene encoding NAC domain-containing protein 7 isoform X1: MNNFSHVPPGFRFHPTDEELVDYYLRKKITSRRIDLDVIKDVDLYKIEPWDLQELCRIGAEEKNEWYFFSHKDKKYPTGTRTNRATAAGFWKATGRDKAIYSKHDLIGMRKTLVFYKGRAPNGQKSDWIMHEYRLETDDNGAPQEEGWVVCRVFKKRLTTMRKLSEHDSPCWYDDQVSFMQDLDSPKQSSQPNFPYQQFQYPCKKELDFSYHLPLQLPLENQKLFQSAASNSMTPYGIEENPNAMQPASIMQQVQQQNFQVFGNNSNDQQVADWRALDKYVASQLSQEDASKDHNSYSNADNIFQVKNNSTIEQLRDLDKEEKMAENASTSTSSCPIDMWK, encoded by the exons atgaataatttttctcATGTTCCCCCCGGTTTTAGGTTCCACCCTACTGATGAAGAACTTGTTGATTACTACCTAAGGAAGAAAATTACCTCAAGAAGGATTGACCTCGATGTCATAAAAGATGTGGACCTCTATAAAATTGAGCCATGGGACCTTCAAG AGCTTTGCAGAATAGGagcagaagagaaaaatgaatggTACTTCTTTAGCCATAAAGATAAGAAGTATCCAACTGGAACTCGCACAAATAGAGCAACAGCAGCAGGGTTTTGGAAAGCAACAGGAAGAGACAAAGCAATCTATTCGAAGCATGACTTGATAGGGATGAGGAAAACCTTAGTCTTTTATAAAGGTCGGGCCCCAAATGGACAAAAATCAGATTGGATCATGCACGAGTATCGACTTGAAACAGATGATAATGGCGCACCACAG GAAGAAGGATGGGTTGTGTGTAGAGTATTCAAAAAGAGACTAACAACCATGCGTAAACTGAGTGAGCATGATTCTCCCTGTTGGTATGATGACCAAGTCTCTTTCATGCAAGACTTGGACTCACCAAAGCAAAGCTCTCAACCTAATTTTCCCTACCAGCAGTTCCAATATCCTTGCAAGAAAGAGTTAGATTTTTCATACCATTTACCTCTCCAGCTTCCATTAGAGAACCAAAAATTGTTCCAATCTGCAGCCTCCAACTCAATGACACCATATGGTATAGAAGAAAACCCTAATGCCATGCAGCCAGCATCAATCATGCAACAAGTTcaacaacaaaattttcaaGTGTTTGGAAACAATTCCAATGATCAACAAGTGGCTGATTGGAGAGCTCTTGACAAGTATGTTGCTTCACAACTTAGTCAAGAAGATGCATCCAAAGATCACAATAGTTATTCAAACGCAGACAACATTTTTCAAGTGAAGAACAATAGCACTATTGAACAGTTGAGGGACTTGGACAAGGAAGAAAAGATGGCTGAAAATGCCTCAACATCAACCTCAAGCTGTCCAATTGACATGTGGAAATAG
- the LOC100809321 gene encoding NAC domain-containing protein 7 isoform X2: MGPSRIGAEEKNEWYFFSHKDKKYPTGTRTNRATAAGFWKATGRDKAIYSKHDLIGMRKTLVFYKGRAPNGQKSDWIMHEYRLETDDNGAPQEEGWVVCRVFKKRLTTMRKLSEHDSPCWYDDQVSFMQDLDSPKQSSQPNFPYQQFQYPCKKELDFSYHLPLQLPLENQKLFQSAASNSMTPYGIEENPNAMQPASIMQQVQQQNFQVFGNNSNDQQVADWRALDKYVASQLSQEDASKDHNSYSNADNIFQVKNNSTIEQLRDLDKEEKMAENASTSTSSCPIDMWK; encoded by the exons ATGGGACCTTCAAG AATAGGagcagaagagaaaaatgaatggTACTTCTTTAGCCATAAAGATAAGAAGTATCCAACTGGAACTCGCACAAATAGAGCAACAGCAGCAGGGTTTTGGAAAGCAACAGGAAGAGACAAAGCAATCTATTCGAAGCATGACTTGATAGGGATGAGGAAAACCTTAGTCTTTTATAAAGGTCGGGCCCCAAATGGACAAAAATCAGATTGGATCATGCACGAGTATCGACTTGAAACAGATGATAATGGCGCACCACAG GAAGAAGGATGGGTTGTGTGTAGAGTATTCAAAAAGAGACTAACAACCATGCGTAAACTGAGTGAGCATGATTCTCCCTGTTGGTATGATGACCAAGTCTCTTTCATGCAAGACTTGGACTCACCAAAGCAAAGCTCTCAACCTAATTTTCCCTACCAGCAGTTCCAATATCCTTGCAAGAAAGAGTTAGATTTTTCATACCATTTACCTCTCCAGCTTCCATTAGAGAACCAAAAATTGTTCCAATCTGCAGCCTCCAACTCAATGACACCATATGGTATAGAAGAAAACCCTAATGCCATGCAGCCAGCATCAATCATGCAACAAGTTcaacaacaaaattttcaaGTGTTTGGAAACAATTCCAATGATCAACAAGTGGCTGATTGGAGAGCTCTTGACAAGTATGTTGCTTCACAACTTAGTCAAGAAGATGCATCCAAAGATCACAATAGTTATTCAAACGCAGACAACATTTTTCAAGTGAAGAACAATAGCACTATTGAACAGTTGAGGGACTTGGACAAGGAAGAAAAGATGGCTGAAAATGCCTCAACATCAACCTCAAGCTGTCCAATTGACATGTGGAAATAG